One region of Termitidicoccus mucosus genomic DNA includes:
- a CDS encoding fumarate hydratase — MATPPFFYQDTFPLGADDTEYRLLSKEGVSTVTIDGKELVKVAPEALAFLAEQAMHDCSFMLRPKHLAQVAAILKDPEASENDRYVALTMLKNAEIAAQGILPFCQDTGTATIVGKKGQQIWTGVDDAEHLSRGIYECYTKENLRYSQTAALDMYKEVNTGTNLPAQIDLYATPGADYKFLFVAKGGGSANKTYLYQETKALLNPASLEKFVAEKMKSLGTAACPPYHLAFVIGGTSAETCLKTVKLASTKYYDSLPTTGNEHGRAFRDLEMEAKILKMAQQSGIGAQFGGKYFALDVRVVRLPRHGASCPVGLGVSCSADRNIKAKINKDGIWLEKMEANPGRFIPEEHRVIKDDNIVRIDLNQPMEEIRATLSKYPVTTRIALNGTIIVGRDIAHAKLKERIDSGQGLPDYVKKHPIYYAGPAKTPKGYASGSFGPTTAGRMDSYVDLFQSQGGSMVMIAKGNRSQAVTDACKKHGGFYLGSIGGPAAILAKENIKKVELLEYPELGMEAIWKIEVEDFPAFILVDDKGNDFFVNGCAACAGGK; from the coding sequence ATGGCAACTCCTCCCTTCTTTTACCAAGACACGTTCCCGCTTGGCGCGGACGACACTGAATATCGCCTTCTCTCGAAGGAAGGCGTCAGCACCGTCACCATCGACGGCAAGGAACTCGTGAAGGTCGCCCCCGAGGCGCTCGCCTTCCTCGCCGAGCAGGCGATGCACGACTGCTCCTTCATGCTGCGCCCCAAGCACCTCGCGCAGGTCGCCGCCATCCTCAAGGACCCCGAGGCGTCGGAAAACGACCGCTACGTCGCGCTCACCATGCTCAAGAACGCCGAGATCGCCGCCCAAGGCATCCTCCCGTTTTGCCAGGACACCGGCACCGCCACCATCGTCGGCAAAAAAGGCCAGCAAATCTGGACCGGCGTGGACGACGCCGAACACCTCTCGCGCGGCATCTACGAATGCTACACCAAGGAAAACCTCCGCTACTCCCAAACCGCCGCGCTCGACATGTACAAGGAGGTCAACACCGGCACAAACCTCCCCGCGCAGATCGACCTCTACGCCACGCCCGGCGCGGACTACAAATTCCTCTTCGTCGCCAAGGGCGGCGGCTCGGCCAACAAGACCTATCTCTATCAGGAAACCAAGGCCCTCCTGAACCCCGCCTCCCTCGAAAAGTTCGTCGCCGAGAAAATGAAATCCCTCGGCACCGCCGCCTGCCCGCCCTACCACCTCGCCTTCGTCATCGGCGGCACCAGCGCCGAGACCTGCCTGAAAACCGTCAAGCTCGCCTCGACCAAATACTACGACTCGCTCCCCACCACCGGCAACGAGCACGGACGCGCCTTCCGCGACCTCGAAATGGAGGCAAAAATCCTGAAAATGGCCCAGCAATCCGGCATCGGCGCGCAGTTCGGCGGCAAATACTTCGCCCTCGACGTCCGCGTCGTCCGCCTCCCGCGCCACGGTGCGAGCTGCCCCGTCGGCCTCGGCGTTTCCTGTTCCGCCGACCGCAACATCAAGGCCAAGATCAACAAGGACGGCATCTGGCTCGAAAAAATGGAGGCCAATCCCGGCCGCTTCATCCCCGAGGAGCACCGCGTCATCAAGGACGACAACATCGTGCGCATCGACCTCAACCAGCCGATGGAGGAAATCCGCGCCACGCTCTCGAAATATCCCGTCACCACGCGCATCGCCCTCAACGGCACCATCATCGTCGGACGCGACATCGCCCACGCCAAGCTCAAGGAGCGCATCGACTCCGGCCAGGGTTTGCCTGACTACGTCAAGAAGCACCCCATCTACTACGCCGGCCCCGCCAAGACCCCGAAAGGCTACGCCTCCGGCAGCTTTGGCCCGACCACCGCCGGCCGCATGGACAGCTACGTCGATCTCTTCCAGTCGCAAGGCGGCTCGATGGTGATGATCGCCAAGGGCAACCGCAGCCAAGCCGTGACCGACGCCTGCAAGAAACACGGCGGCTTCTACCTCGGCAGCATCGGCGGCCCCGCCGCGATCCTCGCCAAGGAAAACATCAAGAAAGTCGAACTCCTCGAGTATCCCGAGCTCGGCATGGAAGCCATCTGGAAAATCGAGGTGGAGGACTTCCCCGCCTTCATCCTCGTGGACGACAAGGGCAACGACTTCTTCGTCAACGGCTGCGCCGCCTGCGCCGGCGGCAAATAA
- the alaS gene encoding alanine--tRNA ligase — MTSAQIRQSFLDFFAKQKHTVVPSSSLMPDSPGLLFTNAGMNQFVPIFLNERKPDVSRWPGVVPASDTRATDTQKCIRAGGKHNDLDDVGWDTYHHTMFEMLGNWSFGDYFKRESLTWGWELLTKVWGIPAKRLFATVYSPDKSKNDPADFDQEAYDIWAGLFRAADLDPSVHIVNGNKKDNFWMMGETGPCGPCSEIHFNLLPSDDETAGRALVNAGSPRCIEIWNHVFIQFAAQADGTFSPLPARHVDTGMGFERVAGIYATTKGFKDFSAEPSNYNADVFTSLFTAIEALSGKKYGRTVPASREKVTEQERIDIAFRVLADHARAVSCAIADGILPSNDGRNYVIRRILRRGILYGRKDLGLETGFFAKLVPAVVGSLGDVFPELKQQQQLIERVIRTEEESFGKTLDRGIALITEQMNAQLTAAQLLRAASGMNGENIPRDLKDPVKTLIDVLETDAFLRQVFTQALLPLVNLPEGARVTREAIAHPGAAVAELLIPILSGTTSETAGLRRRLLDAVNIIPGRVAFTLYDTFGFPLDMTQLLAAERGLGVDIDGFNVEMEKQKAQARAAQKKEIITVSGDDAGAANAKPTLFTGFDYTHTQNGRTPATQHATLIDVVESAGLTYLVFDRTPFYAEMGGQVGDIGTVTIGDATFAITDTIKDKAGRHLHLLTDASARALPAGNCNAAATLAVDLERRRQIQRHHTATHLLHWALREVLGTHVRQAGSSVHPDYLRFDFAHFEQVKPDQLQKIEHLVNARILENALVSTTEVAHADIAARKDINQFFGDKYGDRVRVVQIGGAPGALDGYSMELCGGTHTAATGELGLVKITLESAIAAGTRRIEAVAGAPAHALVAAHETLLKEFGGRIQAGPQDLLKKLDAVLAAKADIEKRIKTYEQRAAASLADELAAKAVAAPDGLKQVTAVVSVETPDALRALGSQIITKLGEGIVRLGAAFGEKATVVAFCSPAAIKAGHQAGKIVAELCAKLDGKGGGKPDFAMGGGKSPDKLAGVLKN; from the coding sequence ATGACCTCCGCCCAAATCCGCCAGTCGTTTCTCGATTTCTTCGCGAAGCAAAAGCACACTGTCGTGCCGTCCTCGTCGCTCATGCCCGACTCGCCCGGCCTTCTGTTCACCAACGCCGGCATGAACCAGTTCGTCCCCATTTTCCTCAACGAGCGCAAACCCGACGTCTCCCGCTGGCCCGGCGTCGTCCCCGCGTCCGACACCCGCGCAACCGACACCCAGAAATGCATCCGCGCCGGCGGCAAGCACAACGACCTCGACGACGTCGGCTGGGACACCTACCACCACACCATGTTCGAGATGCTCGGCAACTGGTCCTTCGGCGACTACTTCAAGCGCGAGTCTCTCACCTGGGGCTGGGAACTGCTCACCAAGGTATGGGGCATCCCCGCCAAACGCCTCTTCGCCACCGTCTATTCGCCCGACAAATCGAAGAACGATCCCGCCGATTTCGACCAGGAGGCGTATGACATTTGGGCCGGCCTCTTCCGCGCAGCCGACCTCGATCCCTCCGTCCACATCGTCAACGGCAACAAAAAGGACAACTTCTGGATGATGGGCGAAACCGGCCCCTGCGGTCCCTGCTCCGAGATTCACTTCAACCTTCTCCCCTCCGACGACGAGACTGCCGGGCGCGCCCTCGTCAACGCCGGCTCCCCCCGCTGCATTGAAATCTGGAACCACGTCTTCATCCAGTTCGCCGCGCAAGCCGACGGCACCTTCTCGCCGCTCCCCGCCCGCCACGTGGACACCGGCATGGGCTTCGAGCGTGTCGCCGGCATTTACGCGACCACCAAAGGTTTCAAGGATTTCTCCGCCGAGCCTTCCAATTATAATGCCGACGTTTTTACCTCGCTTTTCACCGCCATAGAAGCGCTCTCGGGAAAAAAATACGGACGCACCGTCCCCGCCAGCCGCGAGAAAGTCACGGAGCAGGAGCGCATCGACATCGCCTTCCGCGTCCTCGCCGACCACGCCCGCGCCGTCTCGTGCGCCATCGCCGACGGCATCCTGCCGAGCAACGACGGACGCAACTACGTCATCCGTCGCATCCTCCGCCGCGGCATTTTATACGGACGCAAAGACCTCGGCCTCGAAACAGGCTTTTTCGCGAAACTCGTCCCCGCCGTCGTCGGCTCGCTCGGCGATGTGTTTCCCGAATTGAAACAACAACAGCAACTCATCGAGCGCGTGATCCGCACCGAGGAGGAGTCCTTTGGCAAAACCCTCGACCGCGGGATCGCGCTCATCACCGAACAGATGAACGCCCAACTCACCGCCGCCCAGCTCCTCCGGGCCGCCTCCGGCATGAACGGCGAGAATATCCCGCGCGATCTCAAGGATCCGGTCAAGACCCTCATCGATGTCCTCGAAACCGATGCGTTCCTCCGTCAGGTATTTACGCAGGCATTGCTTCCCCTCGTTAATCTTCCCGAAGGCGCCCGCGTCACTCGTGAGGCTATCGCGCATCCCGGCGCCGCTGTCGCCGAGCTCCTCATTCCCATCCTCTCCGGAACCACATCGGAAACCGCCGGCCTGCGCAGGCGGCTGCTCGACGCCGTCAATATCATTCCCGGCCGCGTCGCCTTCACACTTTACGATACCTTTGGGTTCCCGCTCGACATGACGCAGCTCCTCGCCGCCGAACGAGGGCTCGGCGTCGATATTGACGGCTTCAATGTCGAGATGGAAAAACAAAAAGCACAGGCCCGCGCCGCGCAGAAAAAGGAGATCATCACCGTCTCCGGCGACGATGCCGGTGCCGCCAACGCCAAGCCGACCCTCTTCACCGGCTTCGACTACACCCACACGCAAAACGGACGGACGCCCGCGACTCAACACGCCACGCTCATCGACGTGGTCGAAAGCGCCGGCCTCACCTACCTCGTTTTCGACCGCACGCCCTTTTATGCGGAAATGGGCGGGCAGGTCGGCGACATCGGCACTGTCACGATTGGCGACGCCACGTTCGCCATCACCGATACCATCAAGGACAAGGCCGGGCGCCATCTGCACCTCCTCACCGACGCCTCCGCCCGCGCCCTGCCCGCGGGCAACTGCAACGCCGCCGCCACGCTCGCCGTCGATCTCGAACGCCGTCGCCAGATTCAGCGTCACCACACCGCCACGCACCTCCTGCACTGGGCGCTTCGCGAGGTCCTCGGCACGCACGTCCGCCAGGCCGGTTCCTCCGTCCATCCCGATTACCTCCGCTTCGACTTCGCGCACTTCGAGCAGGTCAAGCCCGACCAACTCCAGAAAATCGAACACCTCGTCAACGCCCGCATCCTCGAAAACGCCCTCGTCAGCACCACCGAAGTCGCGCACGCCGACATCGCCGCGCGCAAGGACATCAACCAGTTCTTCGGCGACAAATACGGCGACCGCGTCCGTGTCGTGCAGATCGGCGGCGCGCCCGGCGCGCTCGACGGCTACTCGATGGAACTCTGCGGCGGCACGCACACCGCCGCCACCGGCGAACTCGGCCTCGTGAAAATCACGCTCGAAAGCGCCATCGCCGCCGGCACCCGCCGCATCGAGGCGGTCGCCGGCGCGCCCGCCCACGCGCTTGTCGCCGCGCACGAAACCCTTCTCAAGGAATTCGGCGGCCGCATCCAGGCCGGTCCGCAGGATCTCCTCAAAAAACTCGACGCCGTGCTCGCCGCCAAGGCCGACATCGAGAAGCGGATCAAAACCTACGAGCAGCGCGCCGCCGCCAGCCTCGCCGACGAACTCGCCGCGAAAGCCGTGGCCGCGCCCGATGGCCTGAAACAGGTCACCGCCGTCGTGTCGGTCGAAACGCCCGACGCCCTCCGCGCCCTTGGTTCGCAAATCATCACGAAGCTCGGCGAAGGCATCGTGCGCCTCGGCGCGGCCTTTGGTGAAAAGGCCACCGTCGTGGCCTTTTGTTCGCCCGCCGCGATCAAGGCGGGCCATCAAGCCGGCAAAATCGTGGCCGAACTCTGCGCGAAGCTGGACGGCAAAGGCGGCGGCAAGCCCGACTTCGCCATGGGCGGCGGCAAATCCCCCGACAAGCTCGCCGGGGTGTTGAAAAACTGA
- a CDS encoding transposase: MRSEGANATATATGSAGILPAVSPRWYSRGYLPHYEDDLHIQAITFRLHDSAPEKIIDEWRHALAIELSSPAHGTPATRQAAGLQQHIEAELHRRILAYEDAGHGACHLCDPHIADLVQNALLHFDGQHYRLLAWYVMPNHVHVVIEPISSHRPSEIVHSWKSFTANAANKHLSRRGDFWMREYYDRYIRNSAHLANAIAYTESNPVKAGLVADKADWCWSSANRERQRFTGDCRQDAGAPSRCRAIASPFPHLRLLLQLAISPHSFP; encoded by the coding sequence ATGCGTAGCGAAGGAGCCAACGCAACCGCGACAGCGACTGGGAGCGCCGGCATCCTGCCGGCAGTCTCTCCGCGTTGGTATTCCCGCGGCTATCTGCCGCACTACGAAGACGACCTGCACATCCAGGCCATCACCTTCCGCCTTCACGATAGCGCCCCTGAGAAAATCATCGACGAGTGGCGGCATGCCCTTGCCATTGAACTGTCATCTCCCGCGCACGGCACCCCTGCCACGCGGCAGGCGGCGGGCCTTCAACAACACATCGAAGCCGAACTCCACCGCCGCATCCTTGCCTACGAAGACGCCGGACACGGAGCGTGCCACCTGTGCGACCCGCACATCGCCGACCTCGTCCAAAACGCGCTGCTTCATTTCGACGGTCAACACTACCGTCTGCTGGCTTGGTATGTGATGCCCAACCATGTCCATGTCGTCATCGAGCCGATTTCCTCGCATCGGCCGTCGGAAATCGTGCATTCGTGGAAATCTTTCACGGCCAATGCGGCCAACAAACACCTGAGCCGCAGGGGAGATTTTTGGATGCGCGAATATTATGACCGTTACATTCGCAACTCCGCGCACCTCGCCAACGCCATTGCCTACACGGAAAGCAACCCCGTGAAAGCCGGTTTGGTGGCGGACAAAGCCGACTGGTGTTGGAGCAGTGCCAATAGGGAGCGCCAGCGTTTCACCGGCGACTGCCGGCAGGATGCCGGCGCTCCCAGTCGCTGTCGCGCCATCGCCTCCCCATTTCCACATCTCCGCCTTTTACTACAACTCGCTATTTCACCACACTCTTTCCCATGA
- a CDS encoding serine hydrolase domain-containing protein — MKKSPLCILAMLLALAPALRLPAGPFADTAWPYVADGTLAGAVFLAASGDKILDCEAAGLADIASGSPMRTDTLFWIASMSKPVTAAALMMLVDEGKVSLDDPVSKYIPAFDAPQKIVPKAAEKLANVTNLTSALPGASAPPQAADGAVTFRKTSITVRQILSHTAGLRFSASAEKPTLDLLPLAKCAELYASVDLLFEPGSDYSYANAGINTAGRIIEIVTGMPYETFLQKRLFDPLGMKDTTFWPAGEQLTRLATSYKGDPEKRTLTPQPVSQLRYPLDDRVNRHPMPAGGLFSTARDVAYFGQLLLNKGVFNGQRLLSEAAVAEMTRRQTPPGKAAYGLGLTLQSSGRFGHGGAYATQFMVWPEDNLVTVFMVQKIAKWGGPDGEKIRPALEKQARELARPRAEK; from the coding sequence ATGAAAAAAAGCCCCCTCTGCATCCTCGCCATGCTTCTGGCGCTCGCGCCCGCGCTGCGCCTGCCCGCCGGGCCGTTCGCTGACACCGCCTGGCCCTATGTCGCCGACGGCACGCTGGCCGGCGCCGTCTTCCTCGCCGCCAGCGGTGATAAAATCCTCGATTGCGAAGCCGCCGGCCTCGCCGACATCGCCTCCGGAAGCCCCATGCGCACCGACACCCTCTTCTGGATCGCCTCCATGTCCAAGCCCGTCACCGCCGCCGCTCTCATGATGCTCGTTGACGAAGGCAAAGTCTCCCTCGACGACCCCGTTTCCAAATACATCCCCGCCTTCGATGCCCCGCAAAAAATCGTCCCAAAGGCCGCTGAAAAACTCGCCAACGTCACCAACCTCACCAGCGCCCTCCCCGGCGCCTCCGCCCCGCCACAAGCCGCCGACGGCGCCGTCACCTTCCGCAAAACCTCCATCACCGTCCGCCAAATCCTCAGCCACACCGCCGGCCTCCGCTTCTCGGCTTCCGCCGAAAAGCCCACGCTCGACCTTCTCCCGCTCGCGAAATGCGCCGAACTCTACGCCTCCGTCGATCTCCTCTTCGAACCCGGCTCCGACTACTCCTACGCCAACGCCGGCATCAACACCGCCGGGCGCATCATCGAAATCGTCACCGGCATGCCCTACGAAACTTTCCTCCAAAAACGCCTCTTCGACCCCCTCGGCATGAAAGACACCACCTTCTGGCCGGCCGGCGAACAACTCACCCGCCTCGCCACCAGCTACAAGGGCGACCCCGAAAAACGCACGCTTACCCCGCAGCCCGTCTCCCAGCTCCGCTACCCGCTCGACGACCGCGTCAACCGCCACCCCATGCCTGCCGGCGGCCTGTTTTCCACCGCCCGGGATGTCGCGTACTTCGGACAACTTCTGCTCAACAAGGGCGTTTTCAACGGCCAACGCCTCCTCAGCGAGGCCGCCGTCGCCGAGATGACCCGCCGCCAGACTCCGCCCGGCAAAGCCGCCTACGGTCTCGGCCTCACCCTTCAGTCCAGCGGCAGGTTCGGGCACGGCGGCGCCTACGCCACCCAGTTCATGGTCTGGCCCGAGGACAATTTGGTGACGGTTTTTATGGTCCAGAAAATCGCCAAATGGGGCGGGCCGGACGGCGAAAAAATCCGCCCCGCCCTCGAAAAACAGGCGAGGGAACTCGCCCGGCCGCGCGCCGAGAAATAA
- the leuB gene encoding 3-isopropylmalate dehydrogenase, with translation MPTLKFAVLPGDYIGPEVMTEALRVLEHVAKSAGHSLDYKIADVGGAGIDNHGKALPDSTLALCREADAILFGSVGGPKWEKLPPAEQPERAALLPLRKAFSLFANIRPGLLYKDLVDASPLKPARIPNGIDIVCIRELTGGIYFGQPKTTITLENGERQACDTMVYKTSEIERIAETAAVTARARGKRVCSVDKANVLETSVLWRKTVTDYFAKKHPDIALTHMYVDNAAMQLARDPNQFDVLFTENMFGDILSDEMAVICGSLGMMSSASLGTGVNSHGKPFGLYEPAGGTAPDIAGKGVANPCAQVLSAALMLRYSFGLADLAAKIEAAVRKTVTQDGVRTGDIAFGRPSVGTKAMADAIIANLN, from the coding sequence ATGCCGACACTTAAATTCGCCGTTCTTCCCGGAGACTACATCGGGCCCGAGGTCATGACCGAGGCCCTTCGCGTGCTCGAGCACGTTGCCAAGTCCGCCGGGCATTCGCTCGACTACAAAATCGCCGACGTCGGCGGCGCGGGCATCGACAACCACGGCAAGGCGCTGCCCGACTCCACGCTCGCGCTCTGCCGCGAGGCCGACGCCATCCTCTTCGGCTCCGTCGGAGGCCCGAAATGGGAAAAGCTGCCGCCCGCCGAGCAACCCGAGCGCGCCGCGCTCCTCCCGCTGCGCAAGGCGTTCAGCCTCTTCGCCAACATCCGTCCCGGCCTGCTCTACAAGGACCTCGTTGACGCCTCGCCGCTCAAGCCCGCGCGCATCCCGAACGGCATCGACATCGTCTGCATCCGCGAGCTCACCGGCGGCATTTATTTCGGCCAGCCGAAAACCACCATCACGCTCGAGAACGGCGAGCGCCAGGCGTGCGACACCATGGTTTACAAAACCAGCGAGATCGAGCGCATCGCCGAGACCGCCGCCGTCACCGCGCGCGCGCGCGGCAAACGCGTCTGCTCCGTGGACAAGGCCAACGTCCTCGAAACCTCCGTCCTCTGGCGCAAGACCGTCACCGATTATTTCGCGAAAAAGCACCCCGACATCGCGCTCACGCACATGTATGTGGACAACGCCGCCATGCAGCTCGCGCGCGACCCGAACCAGTTCGACGTGCTCTTCACCGAAAACATGTTCGGCGACATCCTTTCCGACGAGATGGCGGTCATCTGCGGTTCGCTCGGCATGATGAGCAGCGCCTCGCTCGGCACCGGCGTGAACAGCCACGGCAAACCCTTCGGCCTCTACGAACCCGCGGGCGGCACCGCGCCCGACATCGCCGGCAAGGGCGTTGCGAATCCCTGCGCGCAAGTCCTCAGCGCCGCGCTGATGCTCCGCTACAGTTTCGGCCTCGCCGACCTTGCCGCGAAGATCGAGGCCGCCGTGCGCAAGACGGTCACGCAGGACGGCGTCCGCACCGGCGACATCGCCTTCGGCCGCCCCTCGGTGGGCACCAAGGCGATGGCGGATGCCATCATCGCGAACCTGAACTGA